A part of Cydia pomonella isolate Wapato2018A unplaced genomic scaffold, ilCydPomo1 PGA_scaffold_107, whole genome shotgun sequence genomic DNA contains:
- the LOC133533178 gene encoding uncharacterized protein LOC133533178: MPPLQDIEVLQCNLNHAARAQDLMIQHMAEWEVAASVVAEPYFVPQQANWVGDRCGSVATVAIVAPMGGGLPLSRVSSGPGYVVAKLGDIVLVGVYFSPNRPLHEFEAYLERLGRAVAGAAPSPIMVLGDLNAKCAAWGSPRTNPRGTVLLEWLVGLGLEVVNRGTANTCVRLAGGSIIDVTLASPAAATRIADWRVLEDTETLSDHVYIRMRVSRARHGQQPGPARGTGRSLRWSLATLDREAAREAAMVEARWGRQMPEEANVDNMALGFRASLTRACDASMRRAGPPRRRKATYWWCPEVAALRATSNAARRQFTRCRRRRHTQEELDAYHLALNEAKKALNLAIAKAAPMDAMDMGTLRGILEGLFPPAPEFAPPAMVVPREEEPLDPEEVPLVTEGEMARVAHRGWTVSKVLERGNSVPPPEGGQAGGLPIRVEANSPVGRGGEDAGTHIGVKNKPTLQETGPNLTGRQYGFRSGRSTMDALGALRAFRENALKKGEGTIAVSLDIANAFGTLPYSVIREALRYHEVPPYLRRVVDHYLSDRVVVCNTPDGRLERRMACGVPQGSVLGPLLWNIGFDWAIRAELLPRMALMCYADDTMVAIRGKDLEEAMRRAEVAADLMILRIRLLGLRVSLAKTDAIVFARRGWRVPTGASLRIAGGDVQVRPHIKYLGLTLDRRWNFGEHFRQIAPRVVTAASEMGRLLPNVGGPSHVCRRLYAGVARSMALYGAPIWADKLNQENKALLRRPQRVIAIRVCRAYVSVSWAAACVLAGTSPWELDAEVLADAHRRRVRSRETGDFPAPEEVREARRTAQRRLRGKWKVDLENSPYGTYTIGAVLPSLDRWLDRTHGRVGYRLVQVLTGHGCFGHYLHRIGREPTQSCHQCDETDDTAQHTLQVCSRWVVERSALVAAIGTNDLSLHSVVAAMLDSERSWEAVTSFCDAVVSQKEVEEREREEDPNALPIRRRRMGRRLRRFAIANRAIPQ, encoded by the exons ATGCCTCCGTTGCAGGATATTGAGGTGCTTCAGTGCAACCTGAATCATGCCGCGCGTGCGCAGGACTTAATGATTCAGCACATGGCAGAATGGGAGGTTGCGGCATCGGTGGTGGCGGAGCCGTACTTTGTCCCCCAGCAGGCGAACTGGGTGGGCGACAGATGTGGCTCGGTGGCCACGGTAGCCATAGTGGCACCAATGGGGGGAGGCCTGCCCCTCTCCAGAGTCTCAAGCGGCCCTGGTTATGTGGTGGCTAAATTGGGGGACATCGTGTTAGTGGGCGTTTACTTCTCCCCCAATAGGCCACTGCATGAATTCGAGGCCTATCTGGAGAGGCTCGGGCGGGCGGTGGCTGGCGCGGCTCCCTCCCCCATAATGGTCCTGGGGGATCTCAACGCCAAGTGCGCTGCCTGGGGCTCCCCTAGGACCAACCCCAGGGGGACCGTGCTCCTCGAGTGGTTGGTCGGGCTGGGGCTTGAAGTGGTCAACCGGGGCACAGCCAATACGTGCGTGCGCCTGGCGGGGGGGTCTATCATCGACGTGACATTGGCCTCCCCAGCGGCGGCAACACGCATTGCGGACTGGCGGGTCCTGGAAGACACGGAGACCCTCTCTGACCACGTATACATCAGAATGAGGGTCTCCAGAGCCCGGCATGGCCAACAACCAGGTCCGGCGAGGGGCACGGGGAGATCTCTGAGGTGGAGTCTGGCCACCCTGGATCGGGAGGCGGCCAGAGAGGCGGCCATGGTGGAAGCCAGATGGGGGCGTCAAATGCCAGAGGAAGCCAATGTGGACAATATGGCCCTTGGCTTCCGTGCTTCCCTCACACGGGCATGCGACGCCTCAATGAGGAGAGCGGGGCCTCCGCGGAGGAGAAAGGCGACGTATTGGTGGTGTCCGGAAGTGGCCGCTCTCCGGGCTACCAGTAATGCCGCGAGACGGCAATTTACACGCTGTCGAAGGAGGCGGCACACCCAGGAGGAGCTGGATGCATACCACCTGGCGCTGAATGAGGCCAAGAAGGCCCTCAACCTTGCCATCGCCAAG GCCGCCCCCATGGATGCCATGGACATGGGGACCCTCCGGGGTATCTTAGAAGGCCTGTTCCCTCCAGCCCCAGAGTTCGCTCCTCCTGCAATGGTGGTCCCCAGGGAGGAGGAGCCCCTGGATCCTGAGGAGGTGCCCCTCGTAACCGAGGGCGAAATGGCCCGTGTCGCCCATAGG GGATGGACAGTTTCCAAGGTGCTGGAAAGAGGGAATAGTGTGCCTCCTCCGGAAGGAGGCCAGGCCGGCGGACTCCCCATCCGGGTGGAGGCCAATAGTCCTGTTGGACGAGGCGGGGAAGATGCTGGAACGCATATTGGCGTCAAGAATAAACCGACACTACAGGAGACGGGCCCCAATCTCACTGGGCGCCAATATGGGTTCCGAAGCGGCAGGTCCACGATGGACGCATTGGGGGCACTTCGGGCCTTCCGTGAGAATGCTCTAAAGAAAGGGGAGGGTACCATTGCGGTGTCTCTGGACATCGCCAACGCATTCGGTACCCTCCCGTACTCGGTGATACGGGAGGCCCTGAGGTACCACGAGGTGCCCCCATACTTGAGGCGAGTTGTAGACCACTACCTGTCAGACAGGGTGGTGGTCTGCAACACGCCTGATGGGAGGTTGGAAAGGCGGATGGCCTGCGGTGTTCCCCAGGGGTCGGTGCTTGGACCCCTGTTGTGGAACATCGGCTTCGACTGGGCCATCCGAGCAGAACTGCTCCCCCGGATGGCCCTCATGTGTTACGCCGATGACACGATGGTGGCCATTCGGGGTAAGGACCTGGAGGAGGCAATGCGGAGGGCGGAAGTGGCGGCGGACCTCATGATTCTTAGGATCCGCCTCCTAGGACTGAGGGTCTCCCTCGCAAAGACTGACGCGATAGTCTTTGCGAGGAGAGGTTGGAGGGTGCCCACCGGTGCTTCCCTCAGAATAGCTGGCGGGGATGTTCAGGTGAGGCCCCATATAAAGTACCTCGGCCTCACGCTGGACAGGAGGTGGAACTTCGGGGAGCACTTCCGCCAAATTGCTCCCCGGGTAGTGACGGCGGCGTCGGAGATGGGCCGGCTGCTGCCCAACGTGGGAGGACCCTCGCACGTGTGCCGACGCCTCTACGCAGGAGTGGCGCGCTCAATGGCTCTTTATGGGGCCCCGATCTGGGCCGATAAACTAAACCAAGAGAACAAGGCCCTACTGCGAAGGCCCCAGAGAGTCATTGCCATACGAGTGTGCAGGGCGTATGTGTCAGTGAGCTGGGCGGCAGCGTGCGTGTTGGCGGGCACCTCACCATGGGAGCTGGATGCTGAGGTGCTCGCTGACGCGCACAGACGGAGGGTCAGGAGCAGGGAGACAGGCGACTTTCCTGCTCCTGAAGAAGTCAGGGAGGCACGCAGAACGGCGCAGAGGAGGTTGCGTGGAAAGTGGAAGGTGGACCTGGAGAATTCCCCCTATGGAACCTACACCATAGGGGCAGTTCTCCCGTCGCTAGACCGATGGCTGGACCGGACGCACGGCAGGGTTGGATACAGACTGGTGCAGGTACTGACCGGACACGGATGCTTCGGTCACTACCTGCACAGGATCGGTCGCGAGCCTACCCAATCCTGCCATCAATGTGACGAGACGGACGACACCGCCCAGCACACCCTGCAGGTGTGCAGCCGCTGGGTGGTGGAGCGGAGCGCGCTGGTGGCAGCCATCGGGACAAATGATCTCTCGCTGCACAGCGTCGTGGCGGCCATGTTGGACAGCGAGAGATCCTGGGAGGCGGTGACCTCCTTTTGTGACGCGGTTGTCTCGCAAAAGGAGGTCGAGGAGCGGGAGCGCGAGGAGGACCCAAACGCGCTCCCGATCAGGCGAAGACGAATGGGCAGGAGACTTAGGCGGTTCGCCATTGCGAACCGCGCTATACCTCAGTAG
- the LOC133533179 gene encoding lipase member H-B-like — protein sequence MFVAVIVCLLVLEAKGCGADPGQHDANLDVKLIPKLRFYYSGLEHYTELPLEAADGILATSWYNTTRTTLLFVHGFTEQADGSGGDAVAGAFLRRGDCNVALLDWQGLAAAEAPSLADSYLNWAAPTQERYEYLGVRLAGALTRLSAAGLDLERTQLVGHSLGAHVLGLAGNALRLQGVLLPWITALDPASAAFEGKPAAGRLHAGSAAVVVAVHSDPGGYGARRAMGTADFWPNYRVGAVQPGCPKSRGQRFSPEGKSGHHFF from the exons ATGTTCGTCGCCGTAATCGTGTGCCTGCTGGTGCTGGAAGCGAAGGGCTGCGGCGCTGATCCCGGTCAACACG ATGCAAACTTGGATGTCAAACTCATCCCGAAACTTAGATTTTACTACAG CGGCCTGGAGCACTATACGGAGCTGCCGCTAGAGGCCGCCGATGGGATCCTGGCCACCTCCTGGTACAACACCACGCGCACCACGCTGTTGTTCGTACACGGCTTCACAG AGCAAGCCGACGGGTCCGGCGGTGACGCAGTGGCAGGAGCTTTTCTGCGGCGCGGGGACTGCAACGTGGCTCTGTTGGACTGGCAGGGGCTGGCCGCTGCTGAGGCGCCCAGCCTTGCAGACTCCTACCTTAATTGGGCCGCTCCAACGCAAGAAAGGTACGAGTAT TTGGGCGTTCGTCTGGCTGGAGCTCTGACGCGCCTGTCTGCGGCGGGGCTGGACCTGGAGCGCACGCAACTGGTGGGGCACTCGCTGGGCGCGCACGTGCTGGGTCTCGCCGGCAACGCGCTGCGGCTGCAGGGAGTTCTGTTGCCCTG GATAACGGCACTGGACCCAGCGAGCGCGGCGTTCGAGGGCAAGCCGGCGGCGGGGCGCCTGCACGCAGGCTCAGCGGCGGTGGTGGTCGCGGTGCACTCCGACCCCGGCGGCTACGGCGCCCGGCGCGCGATGGGGACGGCGGACTTCTGGCCCAACTACCGCGTCGGCGCCGTGCAGCCCGGCTGCCCCAAGAGTAGGGGGCAGAGGTTCTCACCTGAAGGCAAGTCTGGgcatcattttttttaa